The Coleofasciculus chthonoplastes PCC 7420 sequence GGAAAAAAACAGGAATTGCCCCTTATTTGCCCTCGCCAGAACTGGTTAATGCGGTGAATTTAGCGATATTTCTAGAAAAACGTCCGTTGTTGTTGAAAGGGGAACCGGGATGCGGTAAAACACGATTAGCGGAGGCGGTGGCTTATGAATTAGGCTTACCTTATGAGCCGTGGTATGTTAAGTCAACCAGTTGGGCGCAAGATGGACTTTATATCTACGATGCGGTGCGCCGTTTACACGATGCTCAACTGGTGCGGATGGGTGAAAAAAGCCAGTCTCAGGTGGAGAATTTAGAGCATTATATCAAAATGGGGGCATTAGGACGGGCGTTTCAAAATCATCAGCGCACCGTGGTGCTAATTGATGAAATTGATAAGGCGGATATCGATTTCCCTAACGATTTGTTGCGAGAACTTGACGAGCAGACGTTTGTTATTGAGGAAACGGGGGAGAAGGTTAAGGCAGTTTATCCGCCGATTGTGTTTATTACCAGCAACGATGAAAAAGATTTACCGGATGCTTTTTTGCGTCGTTGTCTGTTTCATTATATTGAGTTTCCGAAGTCAAACCAGTTAGTTGAGATTATTAACGCTCATTTTCCGGCATTGACGCCAGCGTTAGTTGAGGCGGCGGTCAAGCGATTTGCTGAGTTGCGAGAGAAGATGGTGAAGGGGAAGTCGGGAAAAAAGGTGAGTACGAGTGAGTTATTGGATTGGGTAGCGGTGTTGCAGCAGTTTCCCCAGGATGAGGTGTTAAAGCAGCTTGAGGGGGATTTGCTGTTTCCTGAGGTGTTGTTGAAGAAGTGGGAGGATCATTTGCGGTATTTGAAGTAATAAGAATGGGTACAAATAATAAGAGCCAAGAAATAAATTTCTGGCTCAAAGCTAAAACCCGTTAAAACGGGTTAATTAGGTAGACACAATTAAACTTAACGGTTGAGATTAGGGAACAGGGAACACCTCGACTTCGCTCGGTGTGTCACAGGGAACAGGAAACAGTAAGAGTTTGAGGGCGGCTTGCGAAACTTAATACAGTACTGTTTTATTTTGTCCGACTACTTACGTCGATAAATATAATTATTTAGATGCATTGATTTTCAGGTAAAATAATAAATTTAATAGAGTTTTAATTGAAATTAAATTGGTGTTATGAATTATGAAGAACTGCCATTGATAGACATTTTTAACAGCCTGCGCCAGCGCCATGGTTTACCGTTGGGGATAGATGAGTATTTGGTGGTAGTGCGATCGCTCCAGGCTGGTTTGGGTGTGGGGAGTCGGTTGGAGTTGGAACAGTTGTGCTGTCTGGTGTGGGCGACATCGGAGGCGGAATGTCAACTAATTCGACGGCTGTTTGAGCAGATGTGGGCGCGTTTGCAAACCAATTTAGGGGAGGGGAGCGATCGCGCATCCCAGGCTTCTGTCTCTCCATCCCCGCCACCTCAACCCGATCAACCAAATCAGGAGTTAGAGGAATCTCCCAGTCAAACCCTAGACATGGATGAACCGGTGCAGGTGGTTCAGGCGGTGCGTCGCTATAAACCGGATAAAGAATTCAAACGCCCCCGCTATATG is a genomic window containing:
- a CDS encoding AAA family ATPase, with amino-acid sequence MVNLSHPLAAKGKPYYTGKSISEEAWKKTGIAPYLPSPELVNAVNLAIFLEKRPLLLKGEPGCGKTRLAEAVAYELGLPYEPWYVKSTSWAQDGLYIYDAVRRLHDAQLVRMGEKSQSQVENLEHYIKMGALGRAFQNHQRTVVLIDEIDKADIDFPNDLLRELDEQTFVIEETGEKVKAVYPPIVFITSNDEKDLPDAFLRRCLFHYIEFPKSNQLVEIINAHFPALTPALVEAAVKRFAELREKMVKGKSGKKVSTSELLDWVAVLQQFPQDEVLKQLEGDLLFPEVLLKKWEDHLRYLK